A window from Amblyomma americanum isolate KBUSLIRL-KWMA chromosome 7, ASM5285725v1, whole genome shotgun sequence encodes these proteins:
- the Gem2 gene encoding gemin 2 isoform X2 — MSDDDRPLLRYRAFPVEDTGEDYDLDLPPTTANEYLRRVQMEASNCPDVVVANLDTSKFLGKQTVTFTDSNDCPPPPEGYAPSREWQRKQVYNFHATRQKIAKRKALLKKNNERSPVRLPKIGEKDQWKAICCGSTSSCVHPLVSIVTTISQQKIEAIISYNTQWIEEDGFCANMGKWIYALLACVEKPLHPDICSNIRALARACAAARRKLASKDDPNLAPLNLIICLIASYFSQTDLADK; from the exons ATGTCTGACGACGACAGACCCCTGCTTAGGTACCGTGCCTTTCCTGTGGAGGACACGGGCGAAGACTATGACTTGGACCTTCCTCCTACAACGGCGAATGAATACTTGAGAAGAGTGCA AATGGAAGCAAGCAATTGTCCTGATGTTGTCGTTGCCAATCTGGACACCAGCAAGTTCCTGGGAAAACAGACAGTGACGTTCACCGAT TCTAATGATTGTCCACCACCCCCAGAAGGATATGCGCCCTCACGCGAGTGGCAGAGGAAGCAGGTCTATAACTTCCATGCCACTAGACAG AAAATTGCCAAACGCAAGGCTCTTTTGAAAAAGAACAATGAAAGAAGCCCGGTGCGGCTG CCGAAGATCGGGGAGAAAGACCAGTGGAAAGCAATCTGCTGTGGTTCAACTTCGTCCTGCGTCCACCCACTGGTCAGCATCGTCACTACTATATCACAG CAAAAAATAGAAGCAATAATCAGCTACAACACGCAGTGGATTGAAGAGGATGGTTTCTGTGCCAATATG GGCAAGTGGATATATGCTCTCCTTGCCTGCGTGGAGAAGCCATTGCATCCAGACATCTGCTCGAATATCCGTGCCTTGGCTCGTGCTTGTGCGGCAGCAAGGAGAAAATTG GCCTCCAAAGATGATCCTAACCTTGCACCTTTGAACCTCATCATTTGCCTCATTGCATCCTACTTTAGCCAAACCGACCTGGCTGACAAGTGA
- the Gem2 gene encoding gemin 2 isoform X4 yields the protein MAEAGMCTWPHKRRSHPAKDMSDDDRPLLRYRAFPVEDTGEDYDLDLPPTTANEYLRRVQMEASNCPDVVVANLDTSKFLGKQTVTFTDKIAKRKALLKKNNERSPVRLPKIGEKDQWKAICCGSTSSCVHPLVSIVTTISQQKIEAIISYNTQWIEEDGFCANMGKWIYALLACVEKPLHPDICSNIRALARACAAARRKLASKDDPNLAPLNLIICLIASYFSQTDLADK from the exons ATGGCTGAAGCCGGGATGTGT ACTTGGCCACATAAACGTCGTTCGCATCCTGCAAAAGACATGTCTGACGACGACAGACCCCTGCTTAGGTACCGTGCCTTTCCTGTGGAGGACACGGGCGAAGACTATGACTTGGACCTTCCTCCTACAACGGCGAATGAATACTTGAGAAGAGTGCA AATGGAAGCAAGCAATTGTCCTGATGTTGTCGTTGCCAATCTGGACACCAGCAAGTTCCTGGGAAAACAGACAGTGACGTTCACCGAT AAAATTGCCAAACGCAAGGCTCTTTTGAAAAAGAACAATGAAAGAAGCCCGGTGCGGCTG CCGAAGATCGGGGAGAAAGACCAGTGGAAAGCAATCTGCTGTGGTTCAACTTCGTCCTGCGTCCACCCACTGGTCAGCATCGTCACTACTATATCACAG CAAAAAATAGAAGCAATAATCAGCTACAACACGCAGTGGATTGAAGAGGATGGTTTCTGTGCCAATATG GGCAAGTGGATATATGCTCTCCTTGCCTGCGTGGAGAAGCCATTGCATCCAGACATCTGCTCGAATATCCGTGCCTTGGCTCGTGCTTGTGCGGCAGCAAGGAGAAAATTG GCCTCCAAAGATGATCCTAACCTTGCACCTTTGAACCTCATCATTTGCCTCATTGCATCCTACTTTAGCCAAACCGACCTGGCTGACAAGTGA
- the Gem2 gene encoding gemin 2 isoform X1, with protein sequence MAEAGMCTWPHKRRSHPAKDMSDDDRPLLRYRAFPVEDTGEDYDLDLPPTTANEYLRRVQMEASNCPDVVVANLDTSKFLGKQTVTFTDSNDCPPPPEGYAPSREWQRKQVYNFHATRQKIAKRKALLKKNNERSPVRLPKIGEKDQWKAICCGSTSSCVHPLVSIVTTISQQKIEAIISYNTQWIEEDGFCANMGKWIYALLACVEKPLHPDICSNIRALARACAAARRKLASKDDPNLAPLNLIICLIASYFSQTDLADK encoded by the exons ATGGCTGAAGCCGGGATGTGT ACTTGGCCACATAAACGTCGTTCGCATCCTGCAAAAGACATGTCTGACGACGACAGACCCCTGCTTAGGTACCGTGCCTTTCCTGTGGAGGACACGGGCGAAGACTATGACTTGGACCTTCCTCCTACAACGGCGAATGAATACTTGAGAAGAGTGCA AATGGAAGCAAGCAATTGTCCTGATGTTGTCGTTGCCAATCTGGACACCAGCAAGTTCCTGGGAAAACAGACAGTGACGTTCACCGAT TCTAATGATTGTCCACCACCCCCAGAAGGATATGCGCCCTCACGCGAGTGGCAGAGGAAGCAGGTCTATAACTTCCATGCCACTAGACAG AAAATTGCCAAACGCAAGGCTCTTTTGAAAAAGAACAATGAAAGAAGCCCGGTGCGGCTG CCGAAGATCGGGGAGAAAGACCAGTGGAAAGCAATCTGCTGTGGTTCAACTTCGTCCTGCGTCCACCCACTGGTCAGCATCGTCACTACTATATCACAG CAAAAAATAGAAGCAATAATCAGCTACAACACGCAGTGGATTGAAGAGGATGGTTTCTGTGCCAATATG GGCAAGTGGATATATGCTCTCCTTGCCTGCGTGGAGAAGCCATTGCATCCAGACATCTGCTCGAATATCCGTGCCTTGGCTCGTGCTTGTGCGGCAGCAAGGAGAAAATTG GCCTCCAAAGATGATCCTAACCTTGCACCTTTGAACCTCATCATTTGCCTCATTGCATCCTACTTTAGCCAAACCGACCTGGCTGACAAGTGA
- the Gem2 gene encoding gemin 2 isoform X3: MAEAGMCTWPHKRRSHPAKDMSDDDRPLLRYRAFPVEDTGEDYDLDLPPTTANEYLRRVQMEASNCPDVVVANLDTSKFLGKQTVTFTDSNDCPPPPEGYAPSREWQRKQVYNFHATRQKIAKRKALLKKNNERSPVRLPKIGEKDQWKAICCGSTSSCVHPLVSIVTTISQQKIEAIISYNTQWIEEDGFCANMGKWIYALLACVEKPLHPDICSNIRALARACAAARRKLQSLVLDIL; the protein is encoded by the exons ATGGCTGAAGCCGGGATGTGT ACTTGGCCACATAAACGTCGTTCGCATCCTGCAAAAGACATGTCTGACGACGACAGACCCCTGCTTAGGTACCGTGCCTTTCCTGTGGAGGACACGGGCGAAGACTATGACTTGGACCTTCCTCCTACAACGGCGAATGAATACTTGAGAAGAGTGCA AATGGAAGCAAGCAATTGTCCTGATGTTGTCGTTGCCAATCTGGACACCAGCAAGTTCCTGGGAAAACAGACAGTGACGTTCACCGAT TCTAATGATTGTCCACCACCCCCAGAAGGATATGCGCCCTCACGCGAGTGGCAGAGGAAGCAGGTCTATAACTTCCATGCCACTAGACAG AAAATTGCCAAACGCAAGGCTCTTTTGAAAAAGAACAATGAAAGAAGCCCGGTGCGGCTG CCGAAGATCGGGGAGAAAGACCAGTGGAAAGCAATCTGCTGTGGTTCAACTTCGTCCTGCGTCCACCCACTGGTCAGCATCGTCACTACTATATCACAG CAAAAAATAGAAGCAATAATCAGCTACAACACGCAGTGGATTGAAGAGGATGGTTTCTGTGCCAATATG GGCAAGTGGATATATGCTCTCCTTGCCTGCGTGGAGAAGCCATTGCATCCAGACATCTGCTCGAATATCCGTGCCTTGGCTCGTGCTTGTGCGGCAGCAAGGAGAAAATTG CAAAGCCTTGTACTTGACATCCTCTAA